In Mixophyes fleayi isolate aMixFle1 chromosome 11, aMixFle1.hap1, whole genome shotgun sequence, one DNA window encodes the following:
- the LOC142107893 gene encoding phospholipase A2 inhibitor and Ly6/PLAUR domain-containing protein-like — translation MTHSVLLLTSILSTLTATGYSLSCINCMDMSDKLCSGPAVSCSSSDAVCVLISTVTSLGGLGEHKMTVRDCGKPNACSVKGSMSVLSGKVKTGISCCSSDSCTPPMPVLPLNDYNKNGVTCKSCMEAVDKQCQSDTFMECQGNETKCISQVSTLKGPSMTMSTALRGCATKEACGFPLMENTIGDVTVKTYTSCTGGSPGLQYNLLLLLVSVILLLKFI, via the exons ATGACACACTCTGTTCTCCTGTTGACCAGCATCTTATCGACTCTCACAGCTACAG GTTATTCCTTATCCTGCATTAATTGCATGGATATGAGTGATAAGCTGTGCTCGGGACCTGCAGTAAGCTGCTCATCTTCAGATGCCGTTTGCGTTTTAATTTCCACAGTAACCTCCCTTG GTGGACTGGGTGAACACAAAATGACTGTTAGAGATTGTGGAAAACCCAATGCATGTTCAGTAAAGGGAAGCATGAGCGTCCTTAGTGGAAAAGTCAAGACTGGTATCAGCTGCTGTTCCTCAGACAGTTGTACTCCTCCAATGCCGGTCC ttCCACTGAATGACTATAATAAAAATGGCGTTACCTGCAAGTCCTGCATGGAAGCGGTAGATAAACAATGTCAGTCTGATACGTTCATGGAATGCCAGGGAAACGAGACAAAGTGCATCTCTCAGGTTTCAACTTTAAAAG GACCGTCGATGACAATGTCGACAGCTTTACGTGGCTGCGCCACAAAAGAGGCGTGTGGTTTTCCGCTAATGGAGAATACAATTGGAGATGTCACAGTTAAAACCTATACCAGCTGCACTGGTGGAAGTCCTGGTCTCCAGTATAATTTGCTGTTGCTTCTTGTTTCAGTCATTCTCCTTTTAAAGTTCATATAG